One window of Papaver somniferum cultivar HN1 chromosome 9, ASM357369v1, whole genome shotgun sequence genomic DNA carries:
- the LOC113309219 gene encoding probable calcium-binding protein CML11, whose product MSKEEPVKLDDEQLAELREIFRTFDRNNDGSLTQLELGSLLRSLGLAPSSDQLDTLIQKADTNSNGLIEFSEFVALVAPELLPAKSPYTEDQLKQLFSIFDRDGNGYITAAELAHSMAKLGHALTAKELTGMIKEADTDGDGRISFQEFSQAITSAAFDNCWA is encoded by the coding sequence ATGAGCAAAGAAGAACCTGTAAAGCTAGATGACGAACAGCTCGCGGAGCTACGGGAAATATTCAGAACATTTGATCGAAACAACGACGGAAGTTTAACGCAGCTCGAGTTAGGATCACTGCTCCGATCCCTTGGTTTAGCACCAAGTTCAGATCAACTCGATACATTGATTCAAAAAGCGGATACAAACAGCAACGGTCTAATCGAATTCTCGGAATTTGTTGCACTTGTTGCACCAGAGCTTCTACCTGCGAAGTCTCCCTATACAGAAGATCAACTTAAACAATTATTCAGTATATTTGATCGAGATGGGAATGGGTATATTACAGCTGCTGAATTGGCTCATTCTATGGCGAAATTAGGTCATGCACTTACAGCTAAAGAATTAACAGGTATGATCAAAGAAGCGGATACAGACGGTGATGGTCGCATTAGTTTTCAGGAGTTTTCGCAGGCTATTACCTCTGCTGCATTCGATAATTGTTGGGCTTGA